In the genome of Mucisphaera calidilacus, one region contains:
- a CDS encoding 4Fe-4S dicluster domain-containing protein: MDRRCGGMEFERGAALLVPDPPEDVGSSVSCPERGAGLRAWLDAMQEVGGWEQAGLPGVDEQLERVLERPADLVICVGLDRYPPFSIRGALLRTYPNEVMEGLELLASLSGAKIRMLAMDRGMSGGRVIRRLARERGVRRLSLSAVYPAADPTLIAWHTATGGRRRLAPGCCPTTVGMVMVDPWLCVRLARWLRSGRLERSRPVWVAEDVASTEGVIRWLAPGPLDESILRGGAVACGDPLSGRVLEGRRLSGDVEAIFGVSGSVSWRAPEPCIQCGWCAEVCPTHLRPIELVRVIERDRRVDPKLDWCLDCGLCTRVCPSAIDLATVLRGRHVQRESCGD, translated from the coding sequence ATGGACCGACGTTGCGGCGGCATGGAGTTCGAGCGTGGTGCGGCGCTGCTGGTTCCCGATCCTCCCGAGGATGTCGGGTCGTCGGTGTCGTGTCCTGAGCGTGGTGCGGGGCTGCGTGCGTGGCTGGATGCGATGCAGGAAGTGGGCGGCTGGGAGCAGGCGGGGCTGCCTGGCGTCGATGAGCAGCTGGAACGGGTGCTTGAACGTCCTGCTGACCTTGTGATCTGCGTGGGTCTGGATCGGTATCCGCCCTTCTCGATCCGCGGGGCGCTGCTTCGGACGTATCCGAACGAGGTGATGGAGGGGCTGGAGCTGCTTGCGTCGCTGAGCGGCGCGAAGATTCGGATGCTGGCGATGGACCGGGGTATGTCGGGCGGCCGGGTGATCCGTCGTCTTGCGCGTGAGCGTGGCGTGCGCCGTTTGTCGTTGTCGGCGGTCTACCCGGCGGCGGATCCGACGCTGATCGCGTGGCACACGGCGACGGGCGGGCGTCGCCGGCTGGCGCCGGGGTGCTGCCCGACGACGGTTGGGATGGTGATGGTGGACCCGTGGTTGTGTGTCCGGCTTGCGCGGTGGTTGCGTTCGGGGCGGTTGGAGCGATCGCGTCCGGTTTGGGTGGCCGAGGATGTGGCGTCGACCGAGGGTGTGATCCGATGGCTTGCGCCCGGGCCGCTGGATGAATCGATCCTTCGGGGCGGGGCCGTCGCGTGTGGTGATCCGCTGTCGGGTCGTGTGCTGGAGGGTCGGCGGCTGAGCGGTGACGTGGAGGCGATCTTCGGTGTCTCAGGTAGTGTGTCATGGCGTGCGCCCGAGCCTTGTATTCAGTGCGGCTGGTGCGCGGAGGTTTGCCCGACACACCTGCGGCCGATCGAGCTGGTGCGTGTGATCGAGCGTGATCGGCGGGTGGATCCGAAGCTGGACTGGTGTCTGGACTGCGGCCTGTGCACGCGTGTGTGTCCGTCGGCGATCGACCTGGCGACGGTGCTGCGCGGTCGGCATGTTCAACGGGAGTCGTGCGGTGACTGA
- the nadA gene encoding quinolinate synthase NadA yields MTQLWQPPLAPKYTQASDEQLVEAINARRQELGSSVVVLGHHYQQDEVIRFADFLGDSFKLSQLAAERVTEVGAKAVIFLGVHFMAESADILTPDDVAVILPDLSAGCSMADMADHEDVVDAWDQLNDVIDDNTRVIPITYMNSTAAIKAFCGEHGGAVCTSSNARAIIEWALRGGDTPRADNEQIKVLFLPDQHLGRNTAALLGYDVHKQTCLWDPRHPEGLGGNNPKTIAQSTFLLWKGHCSVHKLFRPEHVDQIREQWSDVKVIVHPECDHAVVQKADMTGSTEKIIETIEQAEPGTRWAIGTEVHLVNRLSRQAANRGVMARILSDCQCLCTTMYRIDMPHLLYVLDELAEGRTTNRVAVEPAIKHWSLRALDRMLQITGAPPLKTSEPA; encoded by the coding sequence GTGACACAGCTCTGGCAGCCGCCGCTCGCCCCCAAGTACACCCAGGCCTCCGACGAGCAACTCGTCGAAGCCATCAACGCGCGCAGGCAGGAACTCGGCTCCTCCGTCGTCGTCCTCGGACACCACTACCAGCAGGACGAAGTCATCCGGTTTGCCGACTTCCTCGGCGACTCCTTCAAACTCTCCCAACTCGCCGCCGAACGCGTCACCGAGGTCGGCGCCAAGGCCGTCATCTTCCTCGGCGTCCACTTCATGGCCGAGTCCGCCGACATCCTCACGCCCGACGACGTCGCCGTTATCCTCCCCGACCTCTCCGCCGGGTGCTCCATGGCCGACATGGCCGACCACGAAGACGTCGTCGACGCATGGGATCAACTCAACGACGTCATCGACGACAACACCCGCGTCATCCCCATCACCTACATGAACTCCACCGCCGCCATCAAGGCCTTCTGCGGCGAGCACGGCGGCGCGGTCTGCACCTCCTCCAACGCCCGGGCCATCATCGAGTGGGCCCTCCGCGGCGGCGACACGCCCCGCGCCGACAACGAGCAGATCAAGGTCCTCTTCCTCCCCGACCAGCACCTCGGACGCAACACCGCTGCGCTCCTCGGCTACGACGTCCACAAGCAGACCTGCCTCTGGGACCCCAGGCACCCCGAGGGCCTCGGCGGCAACAACCCCAAAACCATCGCCCAATCCACCTTCCTCCTCTGGAAGGGGCACTGCTCGGTCCACAAACTCTTCCGCCCCGAGCACGTCGACCAGATCCGCGAGCAGTGGTCCGACGTCAAGGTCATCGTCCACCCCGAGTGCGACCACGCCGTGGTCCAGAAGGCCGACATGACCGGCTCCACCGAGAAAATCATCGAGACCATCGAGCAGGCCGAGCCCGGCACACGATGGGCCATCGGCACCGAGGTCCACCTCGTCAACCGGCTCAGCAGGCAGGCCGCCAACCGAGGCGTCATGGCACGCATCCTCTCCGACTGCCAGTGCCTCTGCACCACCATGTACCGCATCGACATGCCCCACCTGCTCTACGTCCTCGACGAACTCGCCGAGGGACGCACGACCAACCGCGTCGCCGTCGAGCCGGCCATCAAACACTGGTCGCTCCGCGCCCTCGACCGCATGCTCCAGATCACCGGCGCGCCGCCGCTCAAGACCTCCGAACCCGCCTGA
- a CDS encoding DmpA family aminopeptidase: protein MTRTLLSIIATVLTFVTTACATPPSSSNTEPPTMNHQRPRQLGFTFGTLPAGPLNAITDVAGVTVGHTTLIEGDAIRTGVTAILPHQGNLYREKTPAAVFVGNGYGKLAGSTQVQELGTLETPVILTNTLSVAAGIEGAIRYSLGHPDNQGLRSINALVGETNDSYLNDIRALAVRPQHVIDAITSAADGPVAEGSVGAGTGTTSFGYKGGIGTASRTLPAERGGYTLGVLVQTNFGGDLTISGLPVGRALKEPPKTTDDGSCMIVIATDAPLSPRNLKRLAARAMLGLAPTGSYISNGSGDYAIAFSTAYRIRESGLHEEPVALLANRAMSPLFQASVEATEEAVINALFAATTITGRDGNTRHAIPVDRVLDIARHHRVID, encoded by the coding sequence ATGACCCGCACGCTGTTGTCAATCATCGCCACGGTTCTCACGTTTGTCACGACCGCCTGCGCCACGCCGCCGAGCAGCAGCAACACGGAACCCCCGACTATGAACCACCAACGCCCGCGCCAACTCGGCTTCACCTTCGGCACCCTCCCCGCCGGGCCCCTCAACGCCATCACCGACGTCGCGGGCGTCACCGTCGGGCACACCACCCTCATCGAGGGCGACGCCATCCGCACCGGCGTCACCGCCATCCTCCCCCACCAGGGCAACCTGTACCGAGAGAAAACACCCGCCGCCGTCTTCGTCGGCAACGGCTACGGCAAGCTCGCCGGCTCCACCCAGGTCCAAGAACTCGGCACCCTCGAAACCCCCGTCATCCTCACCAACACCCTCTCCGTCGCCGCCGGCATCGAAGGCGCCATCCGCTACAGCCTCGGCCACCCCGACAACCAGGGCCTCCGCTCCATCAACGCCCTCGTCGGCGAGACCAACGACAGCTACCTCAACGACATCCGCGCCCTCGCCGTCAGGCCGCAACACGTCATCGACGCCATCACCAGCGCCGCCGACGGACCCGTCGCCGAAGGCTCGGTCGGCGCCGGCACCGGCACCACCTCCTTCGGTTACAAGGGCGGCATCGGCACCGCATCCAGAACCCTCCCCGCAGAGCGAGGCGGATACACCCTCGGCGTCCTCGTCCAGACCAACTTCGGCGGCGACCTCACCATCAGCGGGCTCCCCGTCGGCCGTGCCCTGAAAGAACCACCCAAGACCACCGACGACGGCTCCTGCATGATCGTCATCGCCACCGACGCACCCCTCTCCCCACGCAACCTCAAACGCCTCGCCGCACGCGCCATGCTCGGACTCGCACCCACCGGATCCTACATCTCCAACGGCTCAGGCGACTACGCCATCGCCTTCTCCACCGCCTACCGAATCCGCGAATCCGGCCTCCACGAAGAGCCCGTCGCCCTGCTCGCCAACAGAGCGATGTCGCCGCTCTTCCAGGCCTCGGTCGAAGCCACCGAGGAAGCCGTCATTAACGCACTCTTCGCCGCCACCACGATCACCGGACGCGACGGCAACACCCGCCACGCCATCCCCGTCGACCGCGTTCTCGACATCGCACGGCACCACCGCGTGATCGATTGA
- a CDS encoding GDP-L-fucose synthase family protein, translating to MDFSQERVVVTGGAGFLGRSVCAKLRERGVSDDRLIIPRRKDYDLTLEADVARLYADAKPTVVIHLAAEVGGIGANRDHPGRFFFANAAMGLHLIEHGRINNLKKFVQTGTVCAYPKFAEVPFREDTIWDGYPEETNAPYGVAKKALFVMLDGYRREYNLASSVVVPVNLFGPHDNFDLHTSHVIPALIRKCIEARENNADHIECWGTGSASREFLYVDDAAEGIIVATEKMDDPTPINLGTGSEITIKDLVELIVKLTNFQGEIRWDATKPDGQPRRCLDTSKAEKRLGWKAQVNLEQGLRETIEWFEQQDEVREVVYG from the coding sequence ATGGATTTCTCTCAGGAACGCGTCGTGGTCACGGGCGGCGCCGGTTTTCTCGGACGCTCCGTCTGCGCAAAACTCCGCGAGCGTGGCGTCTCCGACGACCGCCTCATCATCCCCCGCCGCAAGGACTACGACCTCACCCTCGAGGCCGACGTCGCACGGCTCTACGCCGACGCAAAGCCCACCGTCGTCATCCACCTCGCCGCCGAGGTCGGCGGCATCGGCGCCAACCGCGACCACCCCGGACGCTTCTTCTTCGCCAACGCCGCCATGGGACTCCACCTCATCGAGCACGGCCGCATCAACAACCTCAAAAAGTTCGTCCAGACCGGCACCGTCTGCGCCTACCCGAAGTTCGCCGAGGTCCCCTTCCGCGAAGACACCATCTGGGACGGCTACCCCGAAGAGACCAACGCGCCCTACGGCGTCGCCAAGAAGGCCCTCTTCGTCATGCTCGACGGCTACCGACGCGAATACAACCTCGCCAGCTCCGTCGTCGTCCCCGTCAACCTATTCGGGCCCCACGACAACTTCGACCTCCACACCTCCCACGTCATCCCCGCCCTCATCCGCAAGTGCATCGAGGCCCGCGAGAACAACGCCGACCACATCGAGTGCTGGGGCACCGGCTCCGCCTCCCGCGAGTTCCTCTACGTCGATGACGCCGCCGAGGGCATCATCGTTGCCACCGAAAAGATGGACGACCCCACCCCCATCAACCTCGGCACCGGCTCCGAGATCACCATCAAGGACCTCGTCGAACTCATCGTGAAACTCACCAACTTCCAGGGCGAGATCCGCTGGGACGCCACCAAGCCCGACGGCCAGCCCCGACGCTGCCTCGATACCTCCAAGGCCGAAAAACGCCTCGGCTGGAAGGCGCAGGTCAACCTCGAACAAGGCCTCCGCGAAACCATCGAGTGGTTCGAGCAGCAGGACGAAGTCCGCGAAGTGGTCTACGGATAA
- the ribF gene encoding riboflavin biosynthesis protein RibF codes for MPDRTVITIGNFDGVHLGHRAILRNARALADENHATLLALSFDPHPATRLHPDTVPPRLTTRAQRETALRHAGADHVIFLTPDRATLDLEPEAFIRQLIDDHHPVAFVEGPDFRFGHNRRGDLDMLRDLGRQHDFQVHITQPVGVTLHDRWQHTASSSLARWLIGRGRVEDATLVLGRPFALQSTVTRGEQRGRTIGFPTINLHPQPIADMILPADGVYAGTACLRKREHPAAISVGTKPSFDADALTVEAHLLDFDQDVYDQPVTLEFTRWLRDQARFPDLDALTDQLARDVEQVRTHADKGRLAPTARAMAPIISRL; via the coding sequence ATGCCCGACCGCACGGTCATCACCATCGGGAACTTCGACGGCGTCCACCTCGGACACCGCGCCATCCTCCGCAACGCACGCGCCCTCGCCGACGAAAACCACGCCACCCTCCTCGCCCTCTCCTTCGATCCCCACCCCGCCACGCGGCTCCACCCCGACACCGTCCCGCCACGACTCACCACCCGCGCCCAACGCGAGACCGCACTCCGCCACGCCGGCGCCGACCACGTGATCTTCCTCACACCCGACCGGGCCACCCTCGACCTCGAACCCGAAGCCTTCATCCGGCAACTCATCGACGACCACCACCCCGTCGCCTTCGTCGAAGGCCCCGACTTCCGATTCGGCCACAACCGACGCGGCGACCTCGACATGCTCCGCGACCTCGGCCGGCAGCACGACTTCCAGGTCCACATCACCCAGCCCGTCGGAGTCACCCTCCACGACCGCTGGCAGCACACCGCCTCCAGCTCGCTCGCACGCTGGCTCATCGGACGCGGACGCGTCGAAGACGCCACCCTCGTCCTCGGACGACCCTTCGCCCTCCAGTCCACCGTCACGCGAGGCGAACAACGCGGAAGGACCATCGGCTTCCCCACCATCAACCTCCACCCCCAGCCCATCGCCGACATGATCCTCCCCGCCGACGGCGTCTACGCCGGCACCGCCTGCCTCCGCAAGCGCGAACACCCCGCCGCCATCAGCGTCGGCACCAAACCCTCGTTCGACGCCGACGCCCTCACCGTCGAGGCCCACCTCCTCGACTTCGACCAAGACGTCTACGACCAGCCCGTCACCCTCGAGTTCACACGCTGGCTGCGCGACCAGGCTCGCTTCCCCGACCTCGACGCACTCACCGACCAACTCGCCCGCGACGTCGAGCAGGTGAGAACCCACGCCGACAAGGGCCGCCTCGCCCCCACCGCCCGCGCCATGGCACCCATCATCAGCCGCCTGTAA
- a CDS encoding DHH family phosphoesterase → MPDTADGRPQLTDYTSTHDAAQAADWLRAAPEPVRVITHAKPDGDAFGSVVAVVATLRALGKDAIGYVLPPVPAGITHLPGQDLVHTVTEADALKQPGSTVIVDTGAWSQVSRLADALDDNLDNTLLIDHHLSGNIPAKHRHIDPNAAACCEILWPILNLILTDAGLPVPIPVRDGLFAGITSDTGWFRFSNARPETLRAAADLLELGVDHAALYGALDQSERPEKLALLRRAIDSLELLNNASVALMSLARDDFKAAGGREEETERFVDLPQIVQTVQVVALVCETLDGKGCKISFRSKPGPHAVNVAELAASLGGGGHARAAGAKVTTPFPELLSDVRQRLMSL, encoded by the coding sequence TTGCCCGACACCGCCGACGGCCGACCCCAGCTCACCGACTACACCTCCACACACGACGCCGCACAGGCCGCCGACTGGCTCCGCGCCGCGCCCGAGCCGGTCCGCGTCATCACCCACGCCAAGCCCGATGGCGACGCCTTCGGCAGTGTTGTCGCCGTCGTCGCCACCCTCCGCGCCCTCGGCAAAGACGCCATCGGATACGTCCTGCCCCCCGTGCCCGCCGGCATCACCCACCTCCCCGGGCAGGACCTCGTCCACACCGTCACCGAAGCCGACGCCCTCAAGCAACCCGGCTCCACCGTCATCGTCGACACCGGAGCATGGTCCCAGGTCAGCCGACTCGCCGACGCCCTCGACGACAACCTCGACAACACCCTCCTCATCGACCACCACCTCTCGGGCAACATCCCCGCAAAGCACCGGCACATCGACCCCAACGCCGCCGCCTGCTGCGAGATCCTCTGGCCCATCCTCAACCTGATCCTCACCGACGCCGGCCTCCCCGTCCCCATCCCGGTCCGCGACGGACTCTTCGCCGGCATCACCTCCGACACCGGCTGGTTCCGCTTCTCCAACGCAAGGCCCGAAACCCTCCGCGCCGCCGCCGACCTCCTCGAGCTCGGCGTCGACCACGCGGCACTCTACGGCGCCCTCGATCAGAGCGAACGACCCGAAAAACTCGCCCTGCTCCGACGCGCTATCGACTCCCTCGAACTGCTCAACAACGCCAGCGTCGCCCTCATGTCCCTCGCCAGAGACGACTTCAAGGCCGCCGGCGGCCGCGAGGAAGAAACCGAGCGCTTCGTCGACCTCCCGCAGATCGTCCAGACCGTCCAGGTCGTCGCCCTCGTCTGCGAAACACTCGACGGCAAGGGCTGCAAGATCAGCTTCCGCTCCAAACCCGGGCCTCATGCCGTCAACGTCGCCGAACTCGCCGCCAGCCTCGGCGGAGGCGGCCACGCCCGCGCCGCCGGTGCCAAGGTCACCACGCCTTTCCCCGAATTACTGAGCGATGTTCGTCAGCGTTTAATGAGCCTGTAA
- the dcd gene encoding dCTP deaminase — protein sequence MAVLSDTQIRELVNIEPFEDAEKRPGRISYGVSSYGYDVRVGTLFKIFTNAPTDGGASIVDPKKFDDRNFVTVDTLETGKDHVIIPPNSFALCETVETFAIPRDLLVICVGKSTYARCGIIVNVTPLEPEWRGKVTIEISNTTPLPAKIYANEGIAQMIFLKADRVCAVSYADKAGKYQNQSGLVLPKVD from the coding sequence ATGGCGGTGCTCTCAGACACGCAAATCCGGGAACTGGTCAACATCGAACCCTTCGAGGACGCCGAAAAACGCCCGGGACGCATCTCCTACGGCGTCTCCTCCTACGGCTACGACGTCCGCGTCGGAACCCTCTTCAAAATCTTTACCAACGCGCCCACCGACGGCGGCGCCTCCATCGTCGACCCCAAGAAGTTCGACGACCGCAACTTCGTCACCGTCGACACCCTGGAGACCGGCAAAGACCACGTCATCATCCCGCCCAACTCCTTCGCCCTCTGCGAGACCGTCGAGACCTTCGCCATCCCACGCGACCTGCTCGTCATCTGCGTCGGGAAATCCACCTACGCACGATGCGGCATCATCGTCAACGTCACCCCCCTCGAACCCGAGTGGCGCGGCAAAGTCACCATCGAAATCTCCAACACCACACCCCTCCCCGCCAAGATCTACGCCAACGAGGGCATCGCACAGATGATCTTCCTCAAGGCCGATCGCGTCTGCGCCGTCTCCTACGCCGACAAGGCCGGCAAGTACCAGAACCAGTCCGGTCTCGTACTGCCGAAGGTGGATTGA
- a CDS encoding adenosylcobalamin-dependent ribonucleoside-diphosphate reductase, producing MKITRRFTQPGTDVFESIEWSRRSCRIANLDGSVVFEMSDAEIPASWSQLASDIMISKYFRKAGVPADGGPNGLPDPDWTPGGGDTNKEVPVGPEKSARQVIHRLAGCWRHWGERHGYFDTTEDAQAFYDELCYMLLNQAAAPNSPQWFNTGLNWAYGINGPAQGHSYTDPITGQTRKSEDAYTHPQPHACFIQSVQDDLVNEGGIMDLWVREARLFKYGSGTGTNFSSIRGENESLSGGGKSSGLMSFLKIGDRAAGAIKSGGTTRRAAKMVCLDLDHPDIEHFVNWKVREEIKVAALVEGFKAIQDGKTSDTDTETVGETCARLGLTLDYDFNGESYQTVSGQNSNNSVRIPNAFFNAVDNNTDWNLTHRTTGNTVKTMPAADLWAQIGYAAWRCADPGVQFDTTINEWHTCPQSGRINASNPCSEYMFLDNTACNLASLNLLKFYDRKTRTFDLQAYENATAIWTVVLEVSVLMAQYPSDEIAQLSHEYRTLGLGYANLGAMLMQAGIPYDSDRARAISGCLTAILTGRSYATSAAMARQLGPFDGYKPNADDMLRVIRNHRRAAYGVPRDPALSKHHELSTYEGLDTPPVPIDAGNLTSAREAAGVLANADALADHARRAWDDALALGERYGYRNAQVTVIAPTGTIGLLMDCDTTGVEPDFALVKFKKLAGGGYFKIANQSLQPALEALGYSEDQRRAILTYVMGALRLDVPMPAANGTVSKGAPTFAEYLIEKGLDDADLQRLTDTLPTVFEIGQAFTPWTLGEETIRKINLADRADDPELNVLRELGLTGKQINALNLAVCGTQTIEGAPELDEQHLPVFDCANKCGNLGKRYIAPQGHIRMMAAAQPFITGAISKTINLPNDASVDDILAAYRLSWELGLKANALYRDGCKLSQPLNSGGSDTTDDDVLDAEQDDEAVEMARDEVAEQVAAVAAEPEPVIRERIVEMVVERPLRRRLPDTRHSRTHKFNVAGHEGYLTVGLYEDGSPGELFITMAKEGSTIGGLMDSLGTAISVALQYGVPVESLVSKFTHQRFEPAGMTHNPDIPFAKSLVDYIFRWMGMEFVEGYRSANAPLRSTEDTDGQDLPKTSRKMNTIKPAAPSGNGNGHGKPAAQPATETATQTSTAVMIEEQRKPRFEVQHESDRVAAEDNSLDAAMKGLQADAPACDVCGTITVRNGTCYKCLNCGNSMGCS from the coding sequence ATGAAAATCACCCGTCGTTTTACCCAGCCCGGCACGGACGTCTTCGAATCCATCGAGTGGTCCCGACGATCCTGCCGCATCGCCAACCTCGACGGCTCCGTCGTCTTCGAGATGTCCGACGCCGAGATCCCCGCGTCGTGGTCCCAGCTCGCCTCCGACATCATGATCAGCAAGTACTTCCGAAAGGCCGGCGTGCCCGCCGACGGCGGGCCCAACGGACTCCCGGATCCCGACTGGACCCCAGGAGGGGGTGACACGAACAAGGAGGTTCCGGTCGGTCCGGAAAAATCAGCTCGCCAGGTCATCCACCGACTCGCCGGATGCTGGCGACACTGGGGCGAACGGCACGGCTACTTCGACACCACCGAAGACGCCCAGGCCTTCTACGACGAGCTCTGCTACATGCTCCTCAACCAGGCCGCCGCACCCAACTCGCCCCAGTGGTTCAACACCGGCCTCAACTGGGCCTACGGCATCAACGGACCCGCCCAGGGACACTCCTACACCGACCCCATCACCGGACAGACACGAAAGTCCGAAGACGCCTACACCCACCCCCAGCCCCACGCCTGCTTCATCCAGTCCGTCCAGGACGACCTCGTCAACGAGGGCGGCATCATGGACCTCTGGGTCCGCGAGGCACGACTCTTCAAATACGGCTCCGGCACCGGAACCAACTTCTCCTCCATCCGCGGCGAGAACGAGTCCCTCTCCGGCGGCGGCAAGAGCTCGGGCCTCATGAGCTTCCTCAAGATCGGCGACCGCGCCGCCGGCGCCATCAAGTCCGGCGGAACCACGAGACGCGCCGCCAAGATGGTCTGCCTCGACCTCGACCACCCCGACATCGAACACTTCGTCAACTGGAAGGTCCGCGAGGAAATCAAGGTCGCCGCGCTCGTCGAAGGCTTCAAGGCCATCCAGGACGGCAAGACCTCCGACACCGACACCGAGACCGTCGGCGAGACCTGCGCACGACTCGGACTCACCCTCGACTACGACTTCAACGGCGAGTCCTACCAGACCGTCTCCGGACAGAACTCCAACAACTCCGTCCGCATCCCCAACGCCTTCTTCAACGCCGTCGACAACAACACCGACTGGAACCTCACCCACCGAACCACCGGCAACACCGTCAAGACCATGCCCGCCGCCGACCTCTGGGCACAGATCGGCTACGCCGCATGGCGCTGCGCCGACCCGGGCGTCCAGTTCGACACCACCATCAACGAGTGGCACACCTGCCCGCAGAGCGGACGCATCAACGCCTCCAACCCCTGCTCCGAGTACATGTTCCTCGACAACACCGCCTGCAACCTCGCCTCCCTCAACCTCCTCAAGTTCTACGACCGCAAGACACGAACCTTCGACCTCCAGGCCTACGAAAACGCCACCGCCATCTGGACCGTCGTCCTCGAGGTCTCCGTCCTCATGGCCCAGTACCCCAGCGACGAGATCGCCCAACTCTCCCACGAGTACCGGACCCTCGGCCTCGGCTACGCCAACCTCGGCGCCATGCTCATGCAGGCCGGCATCCCCTACGACTCCGACCGCGCCCGCGCCATCAGCGGTTGCCTCACCGCCATCCTCACAGGACGCAGCTACGCCACCAGCGCCGCCATGGCCAGGCAACTCGGGCCCTTCGACGGCTACAAACCCAACGCCGACGACATGCTCCGCGTCATCCGCAACCACCGACGCGCCGCCTACGGCGTCCCACGCGACCCCGCACTCTCAAAACACCACGAACTCAGCACCTACGAGGGACTCGACACCCCGCCCGTCCCCATCGACGCGGGCAACCTCACCTCCGCACGCGAAGCCGCGGGCGTCCTCGCCAACGCCGACGCACTCGCCGACCACGCACGACGCGCCTGGGACGACGCCCTCGCCCTCGGCGAACGCTACGGCTACCGCAACGCGCAGGTCACCGTCATCGCGCCCACCGGCACCATCGGCCTGCTCATGGACTGCGACACCACCGGCGTCGAACCCGACTTCGCCCTCGTCAAGTTCAAGAAGCTCGCCGGCGGCGGATACTTCAAGATCGCCAACCAGTCCCTCCAGCCCGCCCTCGAAGCACTCGGCTACTCCGAAGACCAGCGGCGCGCCATCCTCACCTACGTCATGGGCGCACTCCGGCTCGACGTGCCCATGCCCGCCGCCAACGGCACCGTCTCGAAGGGCGCTCCCACCTTCGCCGAGTACCTCATCGAGAAGGGACTTGACGACGCCGACCTCCAACGACTCACCGACACACTCCCCACCGTCTTCGAGATCGGCCAGGCCTTCACGCCATGGACCCTCGGCGAAGAAACCATCCGCAAGATCAACCTCGCCGACCGCGCCGACGACCCCGAACTCAATGTCCTCCGCGAACTCGGCCTCACCGGCAAGCAGATCAATGCCCTCAACCTCGCCGTCTGCGGAACACAGACCATCGAGGGCGCACCCGAACTCGACGAGCAGCACCTGCCCGTCTTCGACTGCGCCAACAAGTGCGGCAACCTCGGCAAACGCTACATCGCGCCACAGGGCCACATCCGCATGATGGCCGCCGCTCAGCCCTTCATCACCGGCGCGATCAGCAAGACCATCAACCTCCCCAACGACGCCTCCGTCGACGACATCCTCGCCGCCTACCGCCTCAGCTGGGAACTCGGACTCAAGGCCAACGCCCTCTACCGCGACGGCTGCAAACTCAGCCAGCCCCTCAACTCAGGCGGTTCCGACACCACCGACGACGACGTCCTCGATGCCGAACAGGACGACGAGGCCGTCGAGATGGCCCGCGACGAAGTCGCCGAGCAGGTCGCCGCCGTCGCCGCCGAACCCGAGCCCGTCATCCGCGAACGCATCGTCGAGATGGTCGTCGAACGACCCCTCCGGCGACGACTCCCCGACACCCGGCACAGCCGAACCCACAAGTTCAACGTCGCCGGTCACGAGGGCTACCTCACCGTCGGGCTCTACGAAGACGGATCCCCGGGCGAACTCTTCATCACCATGGCCAAGGAAGGCTCCACCATCGGCGGTCTCATGGACTCCCTCGGCACCGCCATCTCCGTCGCGCTCCAGTATGGCGTCCCGGTCGAGTCGCTCGTCTCCAAGTTCACCCACCAGCGCTTCGAGCCCGCCGGCATGACCCACAACCCCGACATCCCCTTCGCCAAGAGCCTCGTTGACTACATCTTCCGATGGATGGGCATGGAGTTCGTCGAGGGGTACCGCTCCGCCAACGCTCCCCTCCGATCCACCGAGGATACCGACGGCCAGGATCTCCCCAAGACCTCACGCAAGATGAACACCATCAAGCCCGCCGCTCCCTCCGGCAACGGCAACGGGCACGGCAAACCCGCCGCTCAGCCCGCCACCGAAACCGCCACGCAAACCTCGACCGCCGTCATGATCGAGGAACAACGCAAGCCACGCTTCGAGGTCCAGCACGAGTCCGACCGCGTCGCCGCCGAAGACAACAGCCTCGACGCAGCCATGAAGGGACTCCAGGCCGACGCGCCCGCCTGCGACGTCTGCGGAACCATCACCGTCCGCAACGGCACCTGCTACAAGTGCCTCAACTGCGGAAACTCCATGGGCTGCTCCTGA